GTGAAAAAACTCgtgcattttctgtttccttcctgcaCGCTACTCTGCCCAAAGTCCCATAGTAGCTTACCTGGCAGTAACTTTGTCACACAGACATTTTCCCAATGCATTTGCCCATTCCTCTAATCCAAAAATCTTTTAGGTTCTTCAGCTTTATGTTAAACGTATATGAATTGATCTCTGGTAGCTGGGGTCACTGAATAACTGATACCGATAGGAAGTAGTATACTGTCATATAGCCTCTACTCTGAGTTATTGTCCCCTCCTATAATGCGCTTATACccaaaaaaagagggaggaaaaaaaagatggtagTAGTACCTTAGCGgttatgaaaattaattaatactGTGAGAGCGTACGTACTAGACTGAGCATTGATTTTAACAGTGATACAGAGCAGTCCTTATGTGAGGACTGCAACCCACAGTTGTGCGATGAGGTTTCCAGGCTGTGAAACTGGATTGCAGAGCTTGCACATTCTGCATCTCTATAGAGCTGCTTGTTGTCTGTCTTCTAGCTGCCTTATTCATTAAATTTCATTCGAGTACGCTACTTGGGTAGCACATTCTTGAAGGAAAGCACtgtgtattctttttttcttttaagaagcaTTTGTTATATGTcctaaatacagaaatatagaACTGTCCTAAATATAGAAATAGATGCAGACATACTGTAAAAACAGTCCAGGGTCAAAAGCGTACTGGATGCTTCTCATGCATATCTAGTATAATAAAGCAAATTAGCTTTGGGAGCTTTCTGTGCACATTCAGGGCACTGACATAAGTCATTTGATGGTAGCTAGATTTGCACTTTTTGGAAAAGTGAAACTTCCAAAAGAGAAACTTTTTAGTATTGTTGATGTTATATGCTCTCATTTGAAGAGCACTCCAAACATTGCATTATATGGAAAATAGCTGTTAATTGAAAAGTGTTTATTAATAGGGTAAAAAGGCCCTTAACACGGTATCAAGAGCTTCCTTGCTTCATTAGTCCTTGAGAAGTTCAGTTTCAATGATGTGAAGAAGTAGTTGCCTGATTTAAGGAATCTCTGActctttggtgtttttttcttttttttcttttttttctatttgaacAGTATTGTCAGAAAAGCCAACGACTTTCAcaatcactgtgacatctgaaGCAGGAGAAAATGATGAAAGTAAGTCAATCCTGTCTTTAAATGTATATAGGGGGAGTTTCCGTGTAAGCCTAGTTCTATCACCAACAGCTCCACTTACGTCCCCTTAGGGGCCTGATCCAGCAAGCATTCCTCAGAAAATGTAGTTCAGGGATTCTGGTGATTTGTGTTTAGTTTACAGAAATGTTGCATTCCCTTGCTAGGGCTACTTTCTGACGTGCTGAATTTCGGATGCTTTGTAGCTTCAAAAAGTGTGGATTGTCATCGTCCCTGCAGTAGTTTACAGCCATGTCGTGAGGTGACTTTTTTTCTAGCAACTGTATGTATACCAGCCACATGAGAGAGTTGAGTCTGTGTAGTGTGAACATGCAGCCCTTAAGGAACAGTTCCAGAGCAAAGAGCTGTGGGTCCCGAGTCGCTGCGTTTGTGTTGGGTGCCAGTGGTTGCATGGGCTTGTTGGAAGCCTTGCTCCAAGCAAGCCTGAGAGCAACTCTTCTGGGTTACTGCATCGGAAGAAAGAAACTGGTGCTGGTGCCATCAGTTTTAAAGGagcaagccctgctcagagcaggtgTCTGCGCTGAAGAGACTGCTTGGCTGCCAGAACTGAGAGTCTGGAACAGAAGGAAGTCTTCTCCCTGGTATTCTGGCAGGATGCATGAAAGGAACTTGATTCTCTCTTGCCTTGTTTCCATGTTATCCTAGCTGTGGGTGGCTTCAGATTGAATGTGTTCTCCTTAGGCTGTTCTCTGCTTAATAACTTCTACTGCACATTGTGTCCTTGTAATATGATTTATACAGAGCCCTGGTACCCAACACAGAGGTTGATACTCCAGCCAGGCACACAGAATTTAAAGCTTTAATATGCTGGGATTCTCTCTAGATTTGTTGTTAAGactcttcctcattttctccagctttAAGTGGaatatgaaggaaaagaaatcactaATCTAGTACCCATGGAAGGTTTTCCAGTCTTTGTAAAGACCTTTCAGACATTAATAGACTGTAATAATTTATGTAAGGGTAAACTTCATTGTCTTGATTTCTCAGAACTCTTGCCTTATGCTTAAAACTATATGAAGAGGTTTAACATCTGTGTAAGATGCCTGTTCCTTTAAGACaagaatattttatgttttaaaatctttaggCTGTTgaagaattagaaaaatatacaaTTAAATTTATATAGAGATATTACTATAAGAATATGTGTTTTTTTATCTTGTAGCTGTCCAAACAACCCTTAAATTTACCTATAGAGAAAAATATCCTGATGAAACTCCACTTTATGAAATTGTCTCACAGGAGAATCTTGACGATAATGATGTCACGGACATATTAAAACTACTAGAACAACAGGTAAGGAAAACGGAATATCTCAATGCGGCTTGATATCGCTTCATGGTGTAGCCAGAACTTCTCTCTCAAATCAGTTGTTTTGTGAGGTATGTGCCACTGATTTGAAACCTGTCCCATACTGTAGGGGCTGACTTTGACGTTTGAGTTTGGTAAATGACATTATTGAGGTAAATTATGTTAATGAGGTAAAATATAGGGCTGATTCAGTGTGCACGGGTACAGTAATGAAATGGAAGTGCTCTAGGGCTTCCTGTCTTTTGCAGTTCTAACTTAAGGTGAATTTGTTTAACTGTATATATAGTATTTGTGGAAATAAGCCACTTgaattttatttggaaagattaaaaaatgctatgttgattctttttaaaaagtatttgggGGGGATCTCTTCAACCTTTGAGATCAGCGAGAGTGCATTGTGAAGGAAATACTACTTTGGTTTTGGGAATTCTTGACAAGTCCTCCCTGCCTTAAAGATGCCATAATGTGTTCAGTAGgcattctttcttttcagtttactTCATATAACCTTCCTTCCACCAAttgatgttttttatttctcctgggAAACTGTCCCACTTCAAAGGGACATGTAATGGGATTAAGGAATAAGCCATTTCAGGAGAGGAGAGGTTCTGAGCGACTCTTATCTCCCATGATTTATGATATTCCAATCTTGGAGTTGTATTCCCAttatgggttttgttttattaatgaaaaagctTTCCAGATGTCTATAATATGTTGATAACCTGAACGCTGGTGTTTTGCTGTGCACCCATTTGGGGGTAACTTTAACTGGATTAACTGGTCAATTGATTTGAATTTTACAGCGAGCTTTTGGGACTGGTGCAGAGTGCCTCAGCTGTGTTGTCTGCATTTGCACAGCATACTGGTTTCTAAACATACTTATACATAAGTATAAGTATGCTGAAGGTAACCTTCAGCTTCTGAAGGTTTGAGGTTCTTCTGTTTAAAGTTGCCTTTCTTGTGTTGtaggcagaagaaaatttagGAATGGTAATGATCTTCACTCTAGTCTCAGCAGtacaggaaaaattaaatgaaatagtGGATCAAATAAAAACAcgaagagaagaggagaagaaacaaaaagaaagagaagcagaagaagaagagaaagtatgtaaaataatgtttttcaattaaaaatttctccctttttttttttaatgtttgggtTTGATGCAGGAGCAATTCTCAGTTGCAGTGGGAGAGGAACATCTATCCCAAAGTTGATATAATTGAAACATAAGGACTAGAAGATTGTTTAGTGCACTTAAGTGATTCCTTCCCACCACCCATTTTCTAAAGCAgtcttttcagaaatatattgtGTGTTCACAATCCCTTCTAGCATTACTTCCtaaggcaggagcaggcattCTTCCTGAATGCAGTCAAAGTTGCTGTAGCCAGTTTTTTGCTTGAAGAGGAGATGGGGAGCACAAAAGGCTAGAATATGGCATGCTGCGCACAGGCTGCGTGGTCTGAGAGTGTCTCTCTTCCTTGGTAGACTGAGTGGGTAGGGTGGAAGCAGTGGGACCAGTCTTCAAGACTGGTTTGTCTTCCCTGCACACATCCTTTCCAGCAGCCACTGTGGAATAGTTTTTCCATTCATGGAATGTGCTGTGGTAAGTCCAGCTACTGAGTCTTCACTTTCTTCCTTGGAAATAGCTAGTGGGTGATGGGACTTGAAAGGTTCAGTATTCctgaaaatggcagaaaaatagctgggaaaaaataatccttttttcctgtctcaaCAAGGTAGAAGGGTTAATGTAAAATATGTCAGTGTAGATTGCACTTAAGAGTTGATAAGAAGTGCTGCCTGCTTATGGAAAACCTGTATTAGTGTGTGTTGCTAACTACTGCACTGTAGGTCCAAAGGTAGTACACGGggtttttccataaaaatttCCACCATGGTACAGCTCTCTGAAGGGAGAGACAGGTGGCAAAAAAACAGTAAGAATGTGTTCTTTGTATAGTCTCAGGGTTAGGGTTAAGTTCTCAGAATCCTTCACAGCAAGCAGTGCTTCTAGATTattgtaatttaaataattaagagAATGCTCATCTTCACTTGTAGCTTTGCAAGTTGTGTTTGcagccttttctgttctttcagcaacgttttcATGGCACTCCTGTTACCATTGAGAATTTCCTAAACTGGAAAGTGAAGTTTGATGCAGAACTcctagaaataaaaaggaaaaaaatgaaagaagaagaacaAGCgggcaaaaataaattaagcgGTATGATTTAAAACTGGTCTTGAAGTTTTTGCAATGTTATCAGACTATAATGACAAGcctaaaagtaatttttatgcTGAAAGATGATGGTAGTAAATGAACTCTTAATGCAGTACTTGATAATTGTTCTCTATGTCACATGAAGACTGTCTGAGTGCTGATTTTGGGCTAAATACAGAGCTAATGGATTTAGGATTTCTGATAAAGTCATTAAGGTTCCCAAACTGTGTGTTTAAGCTTTTTCAGGTTTGTGCCAGACAGTATGCCacttggagctgctgctggcaggcatTGTTCTTGCAGAAATAGTTGGGGTTTGTTAAGCAACAGAAAGTGTCTACATTAGACAGTTTACTGATTTGGCCTTTATTGTACTGGATTATACAGTGACTTCAGATTAGTCAAGCATGTGTAGGAGTTTGGGGTGCTGTTGCTGGACTGAAGCAACATAGAGGCTGGCTGCAGCATATGACAAGCTTACAGTGACTAGTGAGGTGTCTCTCATATTTTGGGGAAGAGCTTGTCATAGCAGTGGTTTCAGGCTCTGTGTTTTGTAGATCACAGTTTGaccagcagaaagcaaactctGTATCCAGTGGGCACAATGtggaggaaattatttttcttatgagAACCTGTAGGTAAGAATTAAATCTTGGGCATCCTCCTCCACACTCTCCACAGCTTAGCTTTGGACTGGTTCTCCTGTGATGTTGGATTTACTTTTTAACCTGATTACCTGAGAAAACATGACCAATGTGATCATGCTATGTTACTGTtatctttcctcctcccttctgaaGGCTTTTGAAACTTTTAGCTAGGTTTGATGAAATTGGACAGAGAGATGGAAATTTTAATGGTAGTAAGTTTCATGAAAAGCTGTACAGGGCAGGGGACATGCTGTCTTCCCCTCTGAAGGGAATGGATTTGGGAATCTGCAAAGATGAGGTAGTAGAAATCAAGCTGCTtctagtttttttttgtttttaaaattactgttagCATGCTGTGTCTGGTTTCTTCTATACAAGTCTGGTTTATAGAACCTCCCCTtcacaaaactaaaaccagGCTTATTCTCAGATGTCATGACTGTAACCCCATTAGAAGTAAAAGgtgtttgaaatgttttacCGTGAACATCAACCAGTCTCAGTGGTGGAAGCTTGCATAAGCAGTGCAAACATTGGTAGAAGATGGGTAGTTTATGTGGAAAGAGCCCTGACCTTTTCTTCCACAACCTCCAAATTAGAAAGGCTTCACTTTGTGTGATGCTTCCTTCACAGATGTGTGTGTAGGAGCTGATCATGTGTGTAGATCCAAGTTGCTTTTTGAATGGGGAGGATATATGGAAAAAGATGGAGGAAGCAGCTAATTTCCTTTCCAATTCCCGCAGAGGGTTTCTTGGGGAATGCAAGAGGCCTGAAGCAGTAAGGACTGAGCAAAGTCTGTGGGACAGTACAGCGTAACTTTTCCCACCCCCTGTTATTAAAGCCTTAGTAATATTAAAGTGACTATAAAAAACAGTGACCTATTTCACATGTAAGAGGAGGAAGCCTATTGGTGTGGAAGAATCCTGGACAAATAGTCAAAAAATCGGAATGGAGAACTTAGAGAAACGagcatcttaaaaaaacaacaacaaagactGCTCAGACTGGTTAATCTGAAAAGCCCAAAATATATGTGCTAACGATTGTTGCCTTAGGTTGATAGTTATTTCAGATTTCTACTTgcttatgtaatttttaaattttattttatttctagggAAACAGCTGTTTGAAATGGATCACAACCTTGACACCTCTGACATCCAGTTCTTGGAGGAAGGtaaattctgtttgtttcagCAATTGAAAGACAGTGGCTTAAAATAGGACAAAATTCCTAAGCAAAATCTCAATTATTCTGACTTAACATCCTAGCTCAGTATTACTTTTTCATCGGAAGAACATTCTGAGAAGTACCATTTTGCAGATTAAACATAAATGATTTTAACTTctctcaaaaacaaacaaaacattttcaggagGCTAAAGTGGatttatttgcagttttaaGCTTAAGTTGATCTTATTTCTATCGCTTCTATTCAAGTGTTTGGActggaagcaaaaccaaaaacaagcgaagcaaaaccaaaaccaaaaaaaaccataaccaaaccctgcattttctttttttctaatagccAGCCTTCTTACCCCTGATTTCAGGCACAGTTCTGGAAGTTGTCTCCTCCTCTCTGAACCTCAACACCAATAGTGAATATCCCACAGTCAAATTAAATGTGATTTGCCTCTGTGCGACCCAGTTCTTCTTTGCAgtttctgcagatttttctgTTATCTTACTAAAAATATCTGACTTGGTGCCAGCTGAAAATTTTGTAAGCCTGTGCCAAAAGACATTAAACTTGGAAAATCTGTTGGAGAACAATCAAATAAATCCACTCACAGTCACGtatctatttaattttctgtactGCCTTTTAGTATCCTGATTTAAAAGACTGATTTTTGAGTTAATGTAGCTGCATTATCTACTGATATGGCAAAACGCACGTGCAGGAGAGTCAAGAATTTTCTCTGCAAGtaacaatttaaaagaaaaaaaggttgtttATGAACATCAGTGTGTATAAACTTGACATGGCAGTAATGGGGGAATTGAGTCTTTTAGTTAGAGGACATAATTCAACTTTGTCTTCCTCCAAAATGCCTAAAGTGAAGACGGGTTGTTGATGGAAGATTTGCCTGTCTTAAGGCAGGGACAGATCTCCGTATTGGGGTTCTGTGCCCAAATGACTTGGGATTAATGTATTAACTTTTAATCCTGTTGCTATCAGTGATTAAAAACTCCTGTCCTTATTGCTGTTTCCTTTCTATCATAAATGCAGCAGGTTACTAACTGCAATTTAATGTTACAATATCATGTAATAAGTAATGCTGATTTTCACAGCTTAAGCAGGATGATGGCATTATCTTTTTGATGGGAGCAGTTGTAAAGGCTCTTTCAAACCCAGTGAAAGAACAGAACCTTATTCAGTGGCCAGAAGATGTCACTGTTGatacacacaaataaaatgGCAGTAGTCGCAAAGTTTTGTCCTTAGGTCAGCATCAtctcttccagaagaaaatgtgaaTCCATATAAACATTCATCTTGCTTCTAAAATTTAAGTCTGAAAACAAACGTAGATATACAAATGGTGTgtaaggtttctttttaataaacctTACATGTTTCTTTGACTATGGTAGGTGTAACAATTCCAGCTGTGGGGTCTTGAGCTCCTGCTTTGACAGCACATGGGAGAAAGAATCTCTGCTTCTGGGAACTATAAATGTTAACTTCATTATCCCAGTGGATTTTGAGGTCCTCTGTGACATTTCTCTTGACTGGATTTTggtatgaggggaaaaaagcttcacttcagctgtaaaaagataaaatgtggCATTTCCTTTTCCGTAGCTATTTGATTTATAAAAAGCCAAGTAAGTTAACAGCTACCTACATTGAAGAATGAATTAGAAAAAGTGTTCTGTATTTTGGTGTTCAGGTACTGTTTTCCTACttgcatgaaaataaattatttttctgttctttgcagCTGGAAACAGCGTGGAGGTTGACGAATCTTTATTCCAAGAAATGGATGATTTAGAGTTGGAGGATGAAGAGGATGACCCTGACTACAACCCCGTTAATTTAGATAGCGATTAGACTTTTTTGAACTGGCTCTGTCATGGGTATGGACATATGTAAGGAGAGAGGGGCAGGCAGGAAAGCCACAGCATCTGTGGTTTTAGTGATGTGTATccgtttttttttctttttttccaaagggaaaattcaaaatattttaaattcaggaGAATGGTCTTCTGATGAATTTCATCATaaataaatttgcttttgttatttcaaatgaaaaaatatgagGAATATTGATCTGTCTGAAAgtgtcattttattttctctcattttttccttcccatttctgTAACAGTCCTTTGAAGAGATGTGGCAACGAGCAAGATGGAAAGATGTTATAGCAAGCGCTAAACACCTGCATCTGAAGACTAAGCAGCTGTTCTGCTATCTTCCACCTAGGATATACATGGGCAGCTTTGGTGAATAAAAGGGATGACATACTATGCAGTTTTgggcttggtttggtttggtttttgcttttcttctgtggaaTTTTGTAACACTTGAAGTCAATTCTGGTGCCCCAGCGTGTCAGCTGTAGATAAGCAGCACTAGCCAACTTTAATAAGGCATAGCATTATTAAAGTTTAACGGAAACCATTTCCA
This Phalacrocorax aristotelis chromosome 3, bGulAri2.1, whole genome shotgun sequence DNA region includes the following protein-coding sequences:
- the RWDD1 gene encoding RWD domain-containing protein 1, translating into MNAKRQVPGLSGRGAGHTLPSIALGQGEGTPVRRVTGTRTAAHATRSQSRPQRALPSLQPKGIHRRSRAGERQACLADAGGERACAGRRGRGRLAGRAGGPWPLVVAAAMTDYSEEQRNELEALESIYPDSFTVLSEKPTTFTITVTSEAGENDETVQTTLKFTYREKYPDETPLYEIVSQENLDDNDVTDILKLLEQQAEENLGMVMIFTLVSAVQEKLNEIVDQIKTRREEEKKQKEREAEEEEKQRFHGTPVTIENFLNWKVKFDAELLEIKRKKMKEEEQAGKNKLSGKQLFEMDHNLDTSDIQFLEEAGNSVEVDESLFQEMDDLELEDEEDDPDYNPVNLDSD